One window of Atribacter laminatus genomic DNA carries:
- a CDS encoding NUDIX hydrolase, with protein sequence MNITNVQACGGIVRKFEGQNQYILLIRKKNSPLWTLPKGHQENHESDQETAIREVQEETGYQCNIEKTAGEIKFQYQKNGQSFFERVKYFVMIPENNINAFDTEEIEEVRWVEIKEAKNFLFYQNEKDLIQIIIEKKF encoded by the coding sequence GTGAATATAACTAACGTTCAAGCCTGTGGCGGGATAGTAAGGAAATTCGAAGGGCAAAACCAATATATTCTCCTCATTAGAAAAAAGAACTCCCCCCTATGGACCCTTCCCAAAGGCCACCAAGAAAATCATGAATCTGATCAGGAAACTGCAATAAGGGAAGTTCAAGAAGAAACCGGCTATCAATGCAATATTGAAAAAACAGCAGGGGAAATCAAATTTCAATACCAAAAAAATGGTCAGAGCTTCTTTGAAAGAGTTAAGTATTTTGTTATGATACCTGAAAACAATATAAACGCTTTTGATACTGAAGAAATCGAAGAAGTTCGTTGGGTGGAAATTAAAGAAGCCAAGAATTTTCTTTTTTATCAGAACGAAAAGGATCTTATTCAAATTATAATCGAAAAAAAATTTTGA
- a CDS encoding stage V sporulation protein S, which translates to MELLKISSKTRPAALAGALAGVIREHGKAEMQAVGAGAVNQAVKAIAIARGYLAPSGVDLVCIPAFVDVKIDDNEKTAIRFIVLPG; encoded by the coding sequence ATGGAGCTTCTCAAGATCTCTTCCAAAACAAGACCAGCAGCATTAGCGGGGGCTCTGGCAGGGGTAATAAGGGAACATGGGAAGGCAGAGATGCAAGCTGTTGGAGCAGGAGCGGTTAATCAGGCGGTAAAGGCGATAGCTATTGCTAGGGGTTATCTTGCGCCAAGCGGTGTAGATCTGGTTTGTATTCCGGCCTTTGTTGATGTTAAAATTGATGACAATGAGAAAACTGCAATAAGATTCATAGTTCTTCCTGGATAG
- a CDS encoding HU family DNA-binding protein: MNKQELVNVLSEKINKNRKDKISKKDMAMIVDNLFDSIQKELKKGGKIQLVGFGTFGVKTRAGRRGRNPQTGKEIQIPSTKVPFFRPGKGLKEIVK; encoded by the coding sequence ATGAATAAACAAGAATTAGTAAATGTATTATCGGAAAAAATTAACAAAAACCGCAAAGATAAAATATCTAAGAAAGATATGGCGATGATTGTTGATAATTTATTTGATTCTATCCAAAAGGAGTTAAAAAAGGGAGGGAAAATTCAACTCGTTGGTTTTGGGACCTTTGGAGTGAAAACCAGAGCTGGTCGGAGAGGTAGGAATCCACAGACTGGAAAAGAGATCCAAATCCCTTCCACAAAGGTACCGTTTTTCCGTCCTGGTAAAGGCTTAAAGGAAATTGTAAAATAA
- the hisJ gene encoding histidinol-phosphatase HisJ: MLCDYHIHTHRCGDAQGNYEEYIENALKVGLTEIGFSGHCPQYFLPKEKRTRHCAIPDEELEIYVEEVESLKTKYKDSITIKTGLEVDYIPGKEKEALSVVEFYDWDYLFLSVHFLGDWAFDHPKYIHCYENRDINEIYRSYYKTLMQGIETGCYNIIAHFDLPKKFRFQPTETIIEEDQAIELCKNFNMAIELNTAGYRKPIGEAYPSEDILRKCFQAQIPICLGSDAHRPDEVGKNFKTALDLLKKVGYTRLTQFNKKRKTSYPIGKE; the protein is encoded by the coding sequence ATGTTATGCGATTACCATATTCATACTCATCGCTGTGGCGATGCTCAAGGTAACTATGAAGAGTATATCGAGAACGCTTTGAAGGTAGGATTAACCGAGATTGGCTTTTCGGGTCACTGCCCCCAATATTTTCTACCCAAGGAGAAAAGAACCCGCCATTGTGCAATACCTGATGAAGAACTGGAAATCTATGTTGAAGAAGTGGAATCTCTTAAAACAAAATATAAAGATTCAATTACCATAAAAACCGGCTTAGAAGTTGATTATATCCCTGGAAAAGAGAAAGAAGCTTTATCAGTTGTAGAATTCTATGATTGGGATTACCTATTTTTGTCAGTTCATTTTTTAGGCGATTGGGCTTTCGATCACCCCAAATATATTCATTGCTATGAAAATCGGGATATCAATGAAATATATCGATCATACTATAAAACCTTAATGCAAGGTATTGAGACTGGTTGTTATAATATTATTGCTCATTTTGATCTACCGAAAAAATTTCGTTTCCAACCAACCGAAACTATTATTGAAGAAGACCAAGCAATTGAATTGTGTAAAAATTTTAATATGGCAATTGAATTGAATACCGCTGGATACCGAAAACCAATTGGAGAAGCCTATCCATCAGAAGATATTTTAAGAAAATGTTTTCAAGCACAAATTCCGATTTGTCTTGGTTCTGATGCTCATCGTCCTGATGAGGTCGGAAAAAATTTTAAAACGGCCTTAGATTTACTTAAAAAAGTGGGATATACTCGTTTGACTCAATTTAATAAAAAGAGAAAAACATCTTATCCTATTGGAAAGGAATAA